The segment CGGCTCCCCCGCTCGGGCAACCACCACGACCTCGGCCTGTTCGGGGTCGGCGCCCAGCCGCCGCGGCCCCGCGGCGGCCTGGGGCTCTACCACCTCGCCTGGCAGGTCGACACGATCGACGAGCTCGAGCAGGCCCGCGTCACGCTGGCCGAGCTCGACTCCTACACCGGCGAGTCGAGCCACGGCGCCACCAAGAGCGTCTACGGCAAGGACCCGGACGGCAACGAGTTCGAGGTGATGTGGATGCTGCCCCGCGCCGAGTGGGGCGCCTACGCCGACGCTGCGCCCGTCGAGCGCCTCGACCTCCCCGGCGACGTACGCCGCTGGGGTGGGGTCCGCACCGCCGGTGAGCTGGTCCCGCTGGCCGAGGAGGACGTGCGATGAGCACGACCGTCTTCGCCCGTCCGGTGGTCGCCGTGCACGGCTCCACCGACCCGGCAGCGCCGCTGGTCGTGCTGCTGCACGGCCGCGGCTCCGACGAGGCCCAGATCCTCGGCCTCGCCGCGCACCTGCCGGCCGGGCCGGCGTACGCCGCGGTGCGGGCGCCGATCGCCGAGGGCGGCGGCTACGCGTGGTTCGCCAACCGCGGCATCGGGCGCCCGGTCCAGGAGTCGCTGCGCAGCACGATGGACTGGTTCCGCTCGTGGCTCGACGAGGTCGCGCCCGTGGGACGTCCCGTGCTCCTCGTGGGCTTCAGCGGGGGCGCGGCCTTCGCCGGCGGCCTCGTGCTCGACGACCCGGCCCGGTTCGCCGGGGCCGCGATCCTCTACGGCACCCTCCCCTTCGGGGCGGGCCTCGCGACCGACCCCGGGCGACTGGCCCACCTGCCGGTCTTCGTCGCCCAGGGCGAGGGGGACCACGTCATCCCGCGCGAGCTGCTGGACCGCACCTGGCACTACCTGTTGTCCGAGTCCGGTGCCCCGACCGTCGCCCACCGCGGGCGCGGCGGCCACCAGCTCACGGCCGACGCCGTCCACCAGCTCGGCGACTGGATCTCCCACCGCCTGACCCACGTGACCGAGCTCGGTGCCACACCGGCCGGCCTCCGGTCGGACGTCCGCTGGGTCACGCTGCCCGACGGCGAGCTGCCGCAGCGGGCGGGCGACCGCCCCGAGGTGAGCTGGACCATCCCGCAGCAGCAGGAGTCCCAGAACGCCTCCGCGCACCTGCAGGAGCGTCTCTTCGACGAGCTTCGCACCCTGGCCGGCGTGGAGGTCGGGCCGTCCCGCATCTCCGTGCCCGGTGCGCGGGGCCTCACCCTCAGCGAGGGCTCGCCCGACCCGCGGGCGTGGCTCGTGCCGCAGGTCGGCGAGTTCGCCCACCTGCACCCGGAGCACGACGGGTCGATGCACCTCGTCCTGCCGCCCGACCTGGCAGCGGACCTCGTCACCCAGGGCTGGGGCCGGCCGCACATGTGGGCGGGATCGCGCCTCTCCCCCGGCTTCGTGATGGTGTTCGGCCCGCGCGACGACGCCGAGCTCGCCGTCGTCCTCGGCATCGTGGCTGCCAGCCACGCCTACGCCACCGAGGCCCCGGCCGCGTGACGTCGTCCGTCCGGCCGGGACGTCATGGCGAGCGGCTGCTCCGACGACCACCGGCCATGACGTCCCGCCCGACGTCAGGGCGAGCGGTCGATCGTCAGTGGAGGACGGGGCCGTGCTTGTCGCCCCGCGCGTGGCGGGCGGTGGTGCCGCGCTGCTCGCGGTTCGCCCCGATCAGGAAGATGCCCATGCCGACCAGGAAGAGCGCCGCCGCGGCGAAGAACACGAGCGCGTAGGAGCCCGGTGGCCAGTCGTGCTGGGTGTACTGGACGATCGGCATCGGGACCTCCCGGACTCGTCGGAGCCTCCAGCGTGCTCCGCTCTTGCTGTCGACGTCAGGCCCGAAGGACCTGGCCCGCCCGGGCCGGACGACCCGGGCATCCCTAGCGGTCGAGCAGCGGACGGCCCGGGTCCCAGGTCGTGCCGTCGCGCTCGTCGCGCCGCTTCCGGGCGATCGCCGAGAGGGCCTCGAGGACCACGCGGTTGGCGAGGGCGGCGGTGATGTCGGCGTGGTCGTAGGGCGGACTGACCTCCACCACGTCGATGCCGACGACGGGCAGCTCGAGGCAGATGCGGCGTACGGAGTCGAGCAGCTCGCGCGCGGTCAACCCTCCGGGTTCCGGCGTGCCGGTGCCGGGCGCGTGGCCGGGGTCGCAGACGTCGATGTCGACGGAGAGGAAGACCCCCTCGCACTCGTCGGTCGCGATGCCGAAGGCCTCGGTCAGGCAGGCCGTGAGCCCGCGGTGCACGATCTCGGTCATCTCGTAGGAGCGCATGCGCTCCGCGGCCATCCAGTCGAGGGTCTCGGGACCGGGCCAGTAGCCGCGGAGCCCGACCTGGAGGAACCGGTCGCCGCGCAACGCTCCCGACTCGATGAGCCGGCGCATCGGCTGGCCGTGCCCCCACAGCGAGCCGAACTCGATGTCGCCGGTGTCGGCGTGCGCGTCGAAGTGGATCATCGACACGCGGCCGTGGCCGAGCACGTTGGCCACGCCCTTGGCGTCGGGGTAGGCGATCGAGTGGTCGCCGCCGAGCACGACCGGGATCGCACCTGCACGGGTCACCTTCTCGACGGCCGCCTCGAGCCGGCCGAGGGTGGTCTCGATGTCGCCGGGCGGCAGCTCGACGTCGCCGGCGTCGACGACCTTCAGGTCCTGCAGCGCGTCGGTGCGCAGCGCCAGCGAGGGCCGCGAGCCGTCGTGCGGCAGGTAGTCGGTCATCCGGATGGCCTGCAGGCCGAAGCGCGTGCCCGGCCGGTGCGACGTACCACCGTCGAAGGGGGCGCCGACGACCACGACGTCCGCGTCGGCGTAGGTCGCCTCGTCGTCGAGGTCGCACGCCGGGACGCCGAGGAAGGTGATGTCGGGGCCGAACTGAGCGCCGTAGCGAGCCATGGGCCGACTCTAGGGTCTCGCGCGGGGAGGCGTCCTTTGCGAGTCTGTGCGCATCCACCGAGAACGGGAGCCGACATGGGAGCCGACACCTTCTGGCAGGACGCCGAGCAGCACCTGATCCGGTACGGCGGCGGGTTCACGCCACGCATCATCGCGCGGGCGGCGGGCTGCTACGTCTACGACGAGCAGGACCGCGCGATCCTCGACTTCACCTCCGGCCAGATGAGCGCCGTCCTGGGCCACTCGCACCCCGAGGTGGTGCGCACGGTCACCGAGTCGATCTCGACCCTGGACCACCTCTACTCCGGGATGCTGAGCCGTCCGGTGGTCGAGCTGGCGCGTCGTCTGGCCGCGAGCCTGCCGGAGCCGTTGAGCCGCATGCAGCTGCTGAGCACGGGCGGCGAGGCCAACGAGGCGGCGATCAAGATGGCCAAGCTCTCGACGGGCCGCTACGAGGTCGTCGCCCTGGACCGGTCGTGGCACGGCATGACGACCGGAGCGGCGGGCGCGACGTTCTCCGCCGGCCGACACGGCTACGGCCCGCCGCCGGTCGGCAACCTCACCCTCCCTGCGCCCGACGCGTATCGCTCGCCCTTCCGGCGCCCGGACGGCAGCCATGACTGGGAGACCGAGATGGACTACGGCTTCGCCACCCTCGACCGGCAGTCCACCGGCAGCCTCGCCGCCTGCCTCGTCGAGCCGATCCTGTCCTCCGGCGGGATCCTCGAGCTGCCCGAGGGCTACCTGGCGCGCCTGCAGGACAGGTGCCGCGAGCGCGGGATGCTGCTGGTCGTCGACGAGGCGCAGACCGGACTGGGCCGCACCGGCACGATGTACGCCATCGAGCGCGACGGGGTGGTGCCCGACATCATCACCCTGTCCAAGACCCTCGGCGGGGGGCTGCCGGTCGCCGTGGTGGTGACCTCGCCGGAGATCGAGGAGCGCTGTC is part of the Nocardioides cavernae genome and harbors:
- a CDS encoding VOC family protein — encoded protein: MTVNAVRLNHAVLYVSDLEQSISFYSRAFGMSVMAREPRANAAFLRLPRSGNHHDLGLFGVGAQPPRPRGGLGLYHLAWQVDTIDELEQARVTLAELDSYTGESSHGATKSVYGKDPDGNEFEVMWMLPRAEWGAYADAAPVERLDLPGDVRRWGGVRTAGELVPLAEEDVR
- a CDS encoding luciferase domain-containing protein; its protein translation is MSTTVFARPVVAVHGSTDPAAPLVVLLHGRGSDEAQILGLAAHLPAGPAYAAVRAPIAEGGGYAWFANRGIGRPVQESLRSTMDWFRSWLDEVAPVGRPVLLVGFSGGAAFAGGLVLDDPARFAGAAILYGTLPFGAGLATDPGRLAHLPVFVAQGEGDHVIPRELLDRTWHYLLSESGAPTVAHRGRGGHQLTADAVHQLGDWISHRLTHVTELGATPAGLRSDVRWVTLPDGELPQRAGDRPEVSWTIPQQQESQNASAHLQERLFDELRTLAGVEVGPSRISVPGARGLTLSEGSPDPRAWLVPQVGEFAHLHPEHDGSMHLVLPPDLAADLVTQGWGRPHMWAGSRLSPGFVMVFGPRDDAELAVVLGIVAASHAYATEAPAA
- the speB gene encoding agmatinase, whose amino-acid sequence is MARYGAQFGPDITFLGVPACDLDDEATYADADVVVVGAPFDGGTSHRPGTRFGLQAIRMTDYLPHDGSRPSLALRTDALQDLKVVDAGDVELPPGDIETTLGRLEAAVEKVTRAGAIPVVLGGDHSIAYPDAKGVANVLGHGRVSMIHFDAHADTGDIEFGSLWGHGQPMRRLIESGALRGDRFLQVGLRGYWPGPETLDWMAAERMRSYEMTEIVHRGLTACLTEAFGIATDECEGVFLSVDIDVCDPGHAPGTGTPEPGGLTARELLDSVRRICLELPVVGIDVVEVSPPYDHADITAALANRVVLEALSAIARKRRDERDGTTWDPGRPLLDR
- a CDS encoding aspartate aminotransferase family protein, with the translated sequence MGADTFWQDAEQHLIRYGGGFTPRIIARAAGCYVYDEQDRAILDFTSGQMSAVLGHSHPEVVRTVTESISTLDHLYSGMLSRPVVELARRLAASLPEPLSRMQLLSTGGEANEAAIKMAKLSTGRYEVVALDRSWHGMTTGAAGATFSAGRHGYGPPPVGNLTLPAPDAYRSPFRRPDGSHDWETEMDYGFATLDRQSTGSLAACLVEPILSSGGILELPEGYLARLQDRCRERGMLLVVDEAQTGLGRTGTMYAIERDGVVPDIITLSKTLGGGLPVAVVVTSPEIEERCHERGHLFFTTHSSDPLAAAVALTVLDVVERDGLAHRAKVLGKELGDRLLDLRERYEVVGDVRGRGLLQGVELVTDKESRTPADELGRAVTAAALELGLHINIVQLPGLGGVIRMAPPLTISEAELHEGVDRLEQAIAGAVAG